The genomic DNA ACCACCCAGAGCTGCCGGGACTCGGGGCAGCTTCCCGAGGAGGAATCCTCCCAGGAGCATTTGGGTTTCACCGCTGTTGTGTCAGCAGCCGTGTTACACAAAACGTCGCTCGGAATGTGACGAGTCCCTGCGCCGCAGCTTCATCCCCACCCCACGCCTTAAATGCTTTCAGACCAGCTCCTAAAGTTATTTGTTGGCGCTTCCGAGAGAGAGGCCTTGTTACAAACTAACAAACTTACGTGCTAGGTCTGTAACTTTCTCTGTcgctgaaaggaaaaaaaaaaccacccaactTTGAAAGAGTGATAGCTGATAGACTAAACAGCTAAAGCAGTAAACCtagggaatatttttaaagagaaaatacgCAAAAACTAAGTTCTATGACGTTTGCTGCAAAACAGGTTCAATGtaataatgcatttttcatgtATAAAATGTTGGTGTAATATTGCACTTCTActtacttttaaaaaacatttttacttgtAGTAACTTATTTTGCTTGAATACAGTAATTTTGTAAGCTAAAATAGCTAACTGTGCTAAAGAGGTGAAAGTTAGGCCTTTGTAGTGGATAGGGATACAATGCCCCATTAAAGCATCCCACTAGCACTAATCTTAATGCCTGCTTGGGTACTTAGTGCTGCTTGCTGTGTAATGCCAGTTCTTGCCTATTGGGACACATTTGCTAATGAGCAACTACTGAGCCAATAAATTAATCATCACTGTGAAGGTCTTACCTGACACTGTGAGCAGTCTAAAAGTGGGATCGTCGTAAGATGCGTGGTCTGAACTATTGCAGAGTGTCAAAGAAAGGGTGAATGATCAGAACATGGGTGTACACATCTTTCTAGCATTGTGTAGTATAGTTTTCCTATCAGTGGCAAGAAACAGAGTGAAATAGAACCGCCTCTGGGGTCTGGGAAGAGCAAAGAGTGTTTAGTTCTTGGGGCTTTGTTTGCAGAAAATTCAGccaaagaaagatgaaaaaagttCACTTAGAGGCAGCAGCTGTTAGCCAGTAAAGCTTCCAGTCCTGCAGTTGGGTGGCAGGGTTTGACAGCAAACCTTTTCCATTCAAATGTCCAGGATGTTGGCGGAGCTGTCAGTGCACCCTGAAGCTCCAAAAcaaactgccttttcttttagaaagaaCATACTGGCCGCCTTGTTATCGGAGACCACAGATCAACCTCTCACTTCAGGACAGGTCAGTTTATCCAACAGCTGATACAAAGCTGGAAATCTAACCCTTATTTAGGAACATCCCAGTGCTCTGAGCTTGTAGATACGGCAGGGAGGGATTTCAGGTTTCGTGGCTGCAGCTGTAGGTGGGTGAGGTTGTGGAGTTGAAGTTCCTTATTTCCTAGATTACTGACAGATGGTTTCTCTGACTCTGCTCACTTGCCTTTTAGTCCAGTTTATGCCAGGATATCCAAACTAAATTATACATAGAAAAGGACAGGCGTTGATTTCTTCCTGACCTGGTTACCTGTTGAATAGAAAGATCTCTGCCCTAAAGCAATGAGGTAAAAGATCTGCAAGGTCATCTTGGTAGTCAGCAATAATTGGATGTCATGTAGGAGCATGGTTACTCCTTATCATGCTGTCTTAGGAAGTCAAAGTACATGGCACCAAGCTGGGTTGGACTGCACTGCCTGAGAGAAGCCTTGACAAAGCTTTGTGGAATAGCAGCTGTCACCATTCCAGAAAACTTCCCCTCATATTCCAGGAAGCTTTCCCTAATGCTCTGCACTGGTCATTTTTCACATGATAAAAAATTATCTACAGACCAAAATAAGCCTGAGGATTGgttccaggtgctgctgctgttagaTTACAGAGACTGAGAATCACTCCTTCATACCTCAATTTCTAGAAACGAAGTTATGCTTCTCCTTAAAGTCATAAAGAATCAGTACTCATTTGTTAATAGCAAAAAGTTAAAATGCTGGGGTTTTAACACTTCTTTGTCCAACGTACAGTTCTTGGCCTTTTACAATAACATACAGCTCTAACTTCCAAATGAGGAAATGTGGGTTTGCAACACCACAAATAAAAGAGATACAAATTAAAAGCTAGTGTTGTAGGCCTCCTGGGGAGAATTAGAGATTTCTACCTTTTCCAACTACATAGGGCCCTTAACTATTTTAGACCACTACTCAAGTAAATAAAGGAGCTGTAGAAGTAGCTCatgaaaattagtttttctgCTAATGCCCAAGGATGGAAAAATGCAGAGCTGTAGTAACTGCTCCTTGTAATTTGGGATGCATGAGAGAGTTTCAGAAAGGGCTCCATAAACAAGAGTGGTGCTATTGTCCCAAGGCGTGATGCTATATCTGAGGGATGATTTAATCACAGTAATCCCGTGTTATGTAGCGAAGGTCACAAAGTTTCTCCTTGCTGGGGCATGTTGCAGAGTTGGCTGGAGCACAGAGTACTCACACTGATTACATTTACCTTGTTCTGTAGAACATAACACTGCATAGCGCAGCTCTGGAATGCATCAGGTCTCAGGAACTTCCCTCTTTGTATCCTGCTTGCACACTTGCTGCTGTTGCTTTAGTCTGATGGTTTGTATGCAGTAATACTGGATCCTAGTTTAGAATGGTTATATTTAAACTTCTTGCCTTTGAAAATGTGACTTCCTGTAATTCGGTGTCTTTGTTAATTTGAACGAACCATAACCAAAGTACCCTGGACAATGCAGGggaagaagacaagaaaatgaaCGAGGAGTTGGAGTCTCAGTACCAGCAGAGCATGGACAGCACCATGTCGGGGCGGAACCGGCGCCACTGCGGGCTTGGGTTCAGTGAGGTACTGAGTTCATTCCTGCAGTGACTTGGCTTTCCCTTCACTAACACAAGGTGCTGCTGGGTTTACAAGTCCAAGCACACTTCCATGGTTTGGGTTAAAGGACAGGCTTATTGCAGGCACTTGACTGCTGTTTGTGTACACTGTGGTGGCCATTTAAGGGCTCATAAATGGCTGATGCTTCTCGTTGTTCTGAGAAGTGATAAGACATGCCTTCATGCTTCAGAGCAGTCAGGGCACAAAGTGACTTCTCTTTAAATCAGGGTATTGCTGAGGAATACGTAAGTAGCCAGGATAACCATCTGCATTGTTTTTAGCAGTATCACTGGATTACTTCAGCATTCCTTATGCTGTAGTTAGCTAAGTGTCCTTTCAGAGATCAGTCACACATGTGAATTCTTGATGGTCTAGCCTTTAGTTCCGTTATGTTACACTCTGTGACAGGTATTCCAGTGTCACTACTGGAATTACTGAACTGATGTGATCTGGAACTTCAGACTCATTGAATGATGTCTTTAGGATTTCTGCTGTAACTAAATAAACCAGTGGCTGATGTATCCATGCATGTCACAGCTGGCATGATTAACCAGGGAGTTGCTTTCTGATTAATAATTCATGTCTTACAGGCCTCTGTTAAACAACACGGCCCATTTTAGTTCCAAAAGGACAGGAGCCATTAAGTGAAACAATCTCACTGGGGAATTTTAAAGGCTGCAATGGAGTTGCCACGGAATAATATTTTGTCTCTCTCATAATCTGAACTTACAGTTTCAGGAAGATGAACAAgaagaggaggcagctggaCACTCCTCTGATGAGAGTTCAGAGGATTCTGAAAGTGGCTCTGACTCAGAGCAAGAGGAGTCTGCAGAGGAGCTACAAGCTACTGAAAAACATGATGAAGCTGAGgttccagaaaacaaaaaagaagcaaaaagtaATTATAAGATGATGTTTGTGAAAGCCAGTGGTTCATAACTGCAGATGTAACAGCTTTGTATTTAAAGTACAGTAAGCCTTATTGTTACAGTGCAAAGTGGAGGACTGCTACAGCACAAAtctttgtattttgattttaaaaagaccCTGTTAGATGACAAAAAGTAGTATTTGCTTTCTGTTGCCATGGATAACATTTTTATGGGCGCAGTGATATTACTGGTTTTTGTAAAGTGTATAAAATCCTGGATggagaaataaatttgttttgttcctgCCCAATCTTTACAATGTTATCTGAACTATCCCTTCCCTTATTCCATGCCAGATAAGGAAAGCTTCATGTTAGTGGTTTATTCAGTTAGTATCCCAGTCTTGAATTTTTAACTATTAAGATTACATGTGAATTACGTGATGTTGCATTAGTTGTAAAATACCAATATCAGCATTATTCTGTGATGTACTAGAGCTTTGAAAAATGATTTTGTCTATAGATGCTAGTGttggcagggctgaggagaaATTCTTCACTTTTGTGACAGCATTGATCACTGTATCCATCTGAAGTCCTACAGCAGCTGCATAGAGAATATGTTTTAGAAAAGCATAACACAACAGAAGGCTCTAATTGCTTCTTTGGCCTTCTAACAAGGGGAAGGAGCTGTAGTTGTTTCTACCTTTCAGTAGAAAAGAGTGATTTTTTGAATTACTGGTTCCTGGCTAGAGCACTGagctgttattaaaaataacaccTCCCAAAGAAACCAGTTTACTTTGAAAGAGAAAGTATACTTTGATAATGAAAAGGATATACAAAtcattttagcttttttaaaatagagaatAAAGAGTTAAGTATGCGAgcccttcttccttttctccctgcacaTGTATCACTTGGAGGTCTTTTGCACAAGGCTGTACCTGTCAAGTCCAGCTGATATGCCTAGAAAGCCAGGAGTTCAGCAACTCCTTCCAGCAAGAATTAAACACATCCATTCCTCTGCAAAGTCATTGCATTCACGTAATGAATAAATTATCAGAGCTTTTTagacttctttttcctcttagtATGTCAGACAGATCTCCTGGCTGGGAGAACAGGACATCTGCCCTGTACCTCTATACTGCCACAGCAGCGTTCCAGGGGACACTTGGGATGCTCCTGGAGATTCCATTCTGTGTACAATTCCTGATGTGCAGACAACATTTCCAAGCCAGTCGgctgaaggaaagcagcagtttgTACTATCATTGCCTAGTTGAATGTAAACGCTGCAGCATCAGCTATTGGGGGAGGACCTGGAATAagtatggaaaaaataaaagtaatattgTAAATAGAAACCGAGTGTAgattttgatttctgtgtt from Sylvia atricapilla isolate bSylAtr1 chromosome 6, bSylAtr1.pri, whole genome shotgun sequence includes the following:
- the C6H11orf58 gene encoding small acidic protein — encoded protein: MSSARESQSHHGLKRAASPDGSSSWEAADLGNEERKQKFLRLMGAAKKEHTGRLVIGDHRSTSHFRTGEEDKKMNEELESQYQQSMDSTMSGRNRRHCGLGFSEFQEDEQEEEAAGHSSDESSEDSESGSDSEQEESAEELQATEKHDEAEVPENKKEAKSNYKMMFVKASGS